From the Desulfohalovibrio reitneri genome, one window contains:
- the gcvH gene encoding glycine cleavage system protein GcvH, translating to MIPDDVLFSKTHEWVRVEDEEAVMGVSHFAQEQLGDLTFVEVPEVGATFQAGEELGSVESVKAASEIYAPVAGEVSEVNEELEENPGLINEDPYGEGWICRIRLDGEPEGLLSPDDYKSLIEEEAH from the coding sequence ATGATTCCTGACGACGTATTGTTCAGCAAGACCCACGAGTGGGTCCGGGTGGAGGACGAGGAGGCCGTCATGGGCGTCTCCCACTTCGCCCAGGAGCAGCTCGGCGACCTGACCTTCGTGGAGGTCCCGGAAGTCGGCGCCACGTTCCAGGCCGGGGAAGAGCTCGGCAGCGTGGAGTCGGTCAAGGCCGCCAGCGAAATCTACGCCCCGGTGGCCGGGGAGGTCAGCGAGGTCAACGAGGAGCTCGAGGAGAACCCCGGGCTCATCAACGAGGACCCCTACGGCGAGGGCTGGATCTGCCGCATCCGCCTCGACGGCGAGCCCGAAGGGTTGCTCTCCCCCGACGACTACAAGAGCCTCATCGAGGAGGAGGCCCACTAG
- a CDS encoding class I SAM-dependent methyltransferase, with protein MTEVDSGRAESALADRPEAPQRLRVRIGGREWLVERRGDLDTLWEAMGDDADEDRIPYWAEIWPGGVAVAEQMQREPGRVRGKRCLDVGCGLGLTAMVAASLGGRVAAFDLLPEALEQAARNAALNGIAPESAPLWMAMDWRAPAVAPGSIDLAWGGDVVYEKRFFMPLEAMLRRALAPGGRVWLGEARREVSAHVWDNFRSLGWRVERLSSRPTTGPTSIMTVNLWELRLD; from the coding sequence ATGACGGAAGTGGACTCTGGCCGCGCGGAATCGGCCCTGGCGGATCGCCCGGAAGCGCCCCAGCGCCTGCGCGTGCGGATAGGCGGGCGGGAGTGGCTGGTGGAGCGCCGCGGCGACCTGGACACCCTCTGGGAAGCCATGGGCGACGACGCGGACGAGGACCGCATACCCTACTGGGCCGAAATCTGGCCCGGCGGCGTGGCCGTGGCCGAACAGATGCAGCGCGAGCCGGGACGGGTGCGCGGCAAGCGTTGCCTGGACGTGGGCTGCGGCCTGGGGCTGACGGCCATGGTGGCCGCCTCCCTGGGCGGGCGCGTGGCCGCCTTCGACCTGCTGCCCGAGGCGCTGGAGCAGGCGGCGCGCAACGCGGCCCTCAACGGCATCGCCCCGGAATCGGCCCCCTTGTGGATGGCCATGGACTGGCGCGCCCCGGCCGTGGCTCCCGGGTCCATCGACCTCGCCTGGGGCGGGGACGTGGTCTACGAGAAGCGGTTCTTCATGCCCCTGGAGGCCATGCTGCGGCGCGCGCTGGCACCAGGCGGCCGGGTCTGGCTGGGCGAGGCCCGGCGCGAGGTCTCGGCCCACGTCTGGGACAACTTCCGCTCCCTGGGCTGGCGGGTGGAGCGCCTCTCCAGCCGCCCCACCACCGGCCCCACCTCGATCATGACGGTCAATCTCTGGGAACTGCGACTGGACTAG
- the nikR gene encoding nickel-responsive transcriptional regulator NikR — protein sequence MGKTIRFGVSLDSDLLERFDALCEEKSYQTRSEAIRDLIRNTLVQREWEQSGGLQAGTLSLVYDHHQSDLAQKLTEIQHDAHDLIQCTMHVHLDHHNCLEVLVLRGEGERIRELAQRLISTKGVKHGKLGLTTTGQGIV from the coding sequence ATGGGCAAAACTATCCGATTCGGCGTTTCCCTCGACTCCGACCTGCTCGAGCGGTTCGACGCCCTGTGCGAGGAGAAGAGCTACCAGACCCGCAGCGAGGCCATCCGCGACCTCATCCGCAACACCCTTGTGCAGCGGGAGTGGGAGCAGTCCGGCGGCCTGCAGGCGGGCACCCTCTCCCTGGTCTACGACCACCACCAGTCCGATCTGGCCCAGAAGCTGACCGAAATCCAGCACGACGCCCACGACCTCATCCAATGCACCATGCACGTCCACCTGGACCACCACAACTGCCTTGAGGTCCTGGTGCTGCGCGGCGAGGGCGAGCGCATCCGCGAGCTGGCGCAGCGGCTCATCTCCACCAAGGGCGTCAAGCACGGCAAGCTGGGGCTGACCACCACGGGGCAAGGCATTGTCTGA
- the folE2 gene encoding GTP cyclohydrolase FolE2: MEDVQSGPSEVAMPIDRVGVKGLKHPLTIRDRKRGSQNTVAEVDLSADLPARFKGTHMSRFVEALGEFKGDLDRSTLETFLADLADKLEADSAHARFRFPYFLRQSAPATGSPGLMHYECVLDGEWRRGALTFTLEVAVPVMTVCPCSKAIAEEGAHSQRAVVRIRCRFEGFVWLEELIKLAEASASCRVYSVLKREDEKMVTETAFANPRFVEDVVRGCAQGLAGDGRFTWFRVEVESFESIHNHSAFASIERTLRPKEREGTI; this comes from the coding sequence ATCGAGGACGTGCAGAGCGGGCCCAGTGAAGTGGCCATGCCCATCGATCGGGTGGGTGTGAAGGGGCTCAAGCACCCCCTGACAATCCGCGACCGCAAGCGCGGCAGCCAGAACACCGTGGCCGAGGTGGATCTTTCTGCGGACCTGCCCGCCCGTTTCAAGGGCACCCACATGAGCCGCTTCGTGGAGGCCCTTGGCGAGTTCAAGGGCGACCTGGACAGGTCCACACTGGAGACCTTTCTGGCCGATCTGGCGGACAAGCTGGAGGCGGACTCGGCCCACGCCCGCTTTCGCTTCCCCTATTTCCTGCGGCAGAGCGCCCCGGCCACCGGCAGCCCGGGGCTGATGCACTACGAGTGCGTGCTGGACGGGGAATGGCGGCGCGGCGCGCTGACCTTCACCCTGGAGGTGGCCGTGCCGGTCATGACGGTCTGCCCCTGCTCCAAGGCCATCGCCGAGGAGGGGGCGCACTCCCAGCGGGCGGTGGTGCGCATCCGCTGCCGGTTCGAGGGATTCGTCTGGCTGGAGGAATTGATCAAACTGGCCGAGGCCTCGGCCTCCTGCCGGGTGTACTCCGTGCTCAAGCGCGAGGACGAGAAGATGGTCACAGAGACCGCCTTCGCCAACCCCCGCTTCGTGGAGGACGTGGTGCGCGGCTGCGCCCAGGGGCTGGCCGGCGACGGCCGTTTCACCTGGTTCCGGGTGGAGGTGGAGAGCTTCGAGTCCATCCACAACCATTCCGCCTTCGCCTCCATCGAGCGAACGCTGCGGCCCAAGGAGCGGGAAGGGACGATTTGA
- a CDS encoding flagellar basal body rod C-terminal domain-containing protein translates to MVNASALDAFGVQAWVAANNIANVNTPGYQAQRASLTTGPDGRGVEVESIRRDAAEAPLPASVEASLSGAAKDAASASNVDLGREMVDLMRTETAYQANATVISNQDAITGSLIDELV, encoded by the coding sequence ATGGTCAACGCCAGCGCGTTGGACGCCTTCGGGGTGCAGGCCTGGGTGGCGGCCAACAACATCGCCAATGTGAACACGCCGGGCTACCAGGCCCAGCGGGCTTCCCTGACCACTGGCCCGGACGGGCGCGGCGTGGAGGTGGAATCCATCCGCCGCGATGCCGCCGAGGCCCCGCTTCCCGCCAGCGTGGAGGCGAGCCTCTCCGGAGCGGCCAAGGATGCCGCCAGCGCCTCCAACGTGGACCTTGGCCGGGAAATGGTGGACCTCATGCGCACCGAGACCGCCTACCAGGCCAACGCCACCGTCATTTCCAATCAGGACGCCATCACCGGCTCGCTCATCGACGAACTGGTCTAG
- a CDS encoding nodulation protein NodZ — protein MDGTLVIKASGGMSNRLQAVLLGAGFCLHTGRRLHVDWRDGLYADSPGNVFHEFFRLRGVEEVETLPKAAPEDIAPEYWRENLARPEAIEYLFDNTHFRPEVVEATSIDLGGPDVDAPVAVGWAPNLDWYIGGLLPRLAEVRPEFAGLDAVAAAGRLLREHVVLREDLAERVERTRTELFPADAPVCGVHVRHTDLESPLEEFIRVMAAKRAENPRTRFLVCTDNVMVQRTLGRLFPGSFWTEKMMPEPGEVLHGHLPGEDNVEKGRQALVDMYLLAHCSEIIHFAPSSFARIPILLAGLPPSRSTAIG, from the coding sequence ATGGACGGGACCCTGGTCATCAAGGCCTCGGGAGGCATGAGCAACCGGCTGCAGGCCGTGCTGCTGGGCGCGGGATTCTGCCTGCACACCGGCCGCCGCCTGCACGTGGATTGGCGTGACGGCCTCTACGCCGACTCGCCGGGCAACGTTTTCCACGAGTTCTTCCGGCTGCGCGGGGTGGAGGAGGTGGAGACGCTGCCCAAGGCCGCTCCCGAAGACATCGCCCCGGAGTATTGGCGGGAGAACCTGGCCCGTCCCGAGGCCATCGAGTACCTTTTCGACAACACCCACTTCCGTCCGGAGGTGGTCGAGGCCACCTCCATCGACCTGGGCGGACCGGACGTGGACGCCCCCGTGGCCGTGGGCTGGGCCCCCAACCTGGACTGGTACATTGGCGGGCTGCTGCCCAGGCTGGCCGAGGTGCGGCCGGAGTTCGCCGGGCTGGACGCCGTGGCGGCCGCAGGCAGGCTCCTGCGGGAGCACGTGGTGCTGCGGGAGGACTTGGCCGAGCGGGTGGAGCGCACCCGGACGGAGCTTTTTCCGGCCGACGCCCCGGTCTGCGGGGTGCATGTGCGCCACACCGACCTGGAGAGCCCCCTGGAGGAGTTCATCAGGGTCATGGCCGCCAAGCGGGCCGAGAATCCCCGCACCCGCTTCCTCGTCTGCACGGACAACGTCATGGTGCAGCGCACACTGGGCCGCCTCTTTCCCGGTAGCTTCTGGACGGAGAAGATGATGCCCGAACCCGGCGAGGTGCTGCACGGCCACCTGCCGGGGGAGGACAACGTGGAGAAGGGCAGGCAGGCCCTGGTGGACATGTATCTGCTGGCCCATTGCAGCGAGATCATCCACTTCGCGCCCAGCTCCTTCGCCCGCATCCCCATCCTGCTGGCCGGGCTGCCGCCTTCTCGCAGCACGGCCATCGGCTGA
- a CDS encoding OmpA family protein, whose protein sequence is MNASRITFLFTTALLALVLAAPAFGQEAYIQKADNFLILFDTSGTMAKEHQDSGKPRVEVAKELLHTINNDIPPFPYNAALYNISPWDPIYGYTAYEKKPFARAINSLPSQVEGGAFSHPTPLGQSMAKVARMLDEMQGRTVVYIFTDGVNTDNRDPVELAHRMADEFDVCFLVVSLAESRQGRETVEGIADANECSQLVDFDYAVRNPEVCTGQLCAVAPVVGESVTMIREGREYTPVHVAYFGLNKSELKPYAMEDLDEAAGVLKSKPGTRFYVAGFTDVTGSEGYNVELSRARAMAVRDYLVEKHGIASNRITVKWYGENAPLATNDTAAGRRLNRRAEYIVFGK, encoded by the coding sequence ATGAACGCGTCCCGAATCACCTTTCTTTTCACCACCGCGCTGCTGGCGCTGGTCCTTGCGGCCCCCGCCTTCGGCCAGGAAGCCTACATCCAGAAGGCTGACAATTTCCTGATTCTTTTCGACACCTCCGGCACCATGGCCAAGGAGCACCAGGATTCCGGCAAACCAAGGGTGGAAGTCGCCAAGGAACTGCTGCACACCATCAACAACGACATCCCCCCCTTCCCCTACAACGCGGCGCTGTACAACATCAGCCCCTGGGACCCCATCTACGGCTACACAGCCTACGAGAAGAAGCCCTTCGCCAGGGCCATCAACTCCCTGCCGTCCCAGGTGGAGGGCGGAGCCTTCAGCCATCCCACCCCGCTGGGGCAATCCATGGCCAAGGTGGCCCGCATGCTCGATGAAATGCAGGGCCGCACCGTGGTCTATATCTTCACCGACGGCGTGAACACGGACAACCGCGACCCGGTCGAGCTGGCCCACCGCATGGCCGACGAGTTCGATGTCTGCTTCCTGGTGGTCAGCCTGGCCGAGAGCAGGCAGGGACGCGAGACCGTGGAGGGCATCGCCGACGCCAACGAGTGCTCGCAGCTGGTGGACTTCGACTACGCCGTGCGCAATCCCGAGGTCTGCACCGGCCAGCTCTGCGCCGTGGCCCCGGTGGTGGGTGAGTCCGTGACCATGATCCGCGAAGGGCGCGAGTACACTCCGGTCCACGTGGCCTACTTCGGCCTGAACAAGTCCGAGTTGAAGCCCTACGCCATGGAGGACCTGGACGAGGCCGCCGGAGTGCTCAAGTCCAAGCCCGGCACCCGCTTCTACGTGGCCGGATTCACCGACGTCACCGGATCCGAGGGCTACAACGTCGAGCTTTCCAGGGCCCGGGCCATGGCCGTTCGCGACTACCTGGTGGAAAAGCACGGCATCGCCTCCAACCGCATCACCGTGAAGTGGTACGGCGAAAACGCCCCCCTTGCCACCAACGACACCGCGGCCGGACGCCGCCTGAACCGCCGCGCCGAGTACATCGTCTTCGGCAAGTAG
- a CDS encoding sigma-54 interaction domain-containing protein: MQLNREGIIGESPALKEVFGVLAKVAPTDSTVLVTGESGTGKELLVRALHRNSHRREKPFVPINCGAIPKELLESELFGHEKGAFTHAVRTRPGRFELAQGGTVFLDEIGEMDLSLQVKILRVLQEKEFEKVGGSRTQQADVRVVTATNRDLEKEVEAGRFREDLFYRLNVIPLHLPPLRERGDDVLALAEFFLHRFCDQRGRKLLGLEPEARDMLAAYSWPGNVRELENFMERMTILVDGPEIVPGDLPEKIWREMGRERPKLVTREADVRAGFVWPTIEHLREQDMGLKDFLDAVEERLLREALTMADGVKNQAAEILSIKRTTLIEKLKKKKIEG; this comes from the coding sequence ATGCAGCTCAACCGCGAAGGCATAATCGGCGAAAGCCCGGCTCTGAAGGAGGTCTTCGGAGTACTGGCCAAGGTCGCCCCCACGGACTCCACCGTCCTCGTCACCGGCGAGTCCGGCACGGGCAAGGAACTGCTGGTGCGCGCCCTGCACCGCAATTCCCACCGCCGGGAGAAGCCGTTCGTGCCCATAAACTGCGGGGCCATCCCCAAGGAACTGCTGGAATCCGAGCTTTTCGGCCATGAGAAGGGCGCCTTCACCCATGCCGTGCGCACCCGTCCCGGGCGCTTCGAACTGGCCCAGGGCGGCACGGTGTTTCTGGACGAGATCGGGGAGATGGACCTGTCTCTGCAGGTCAAGATTCTCCGCGTGCTGCAGGAAAAGGAATTCGAGAAGGTTGGCGGCTCCCGCACCCAGCAGGCGGACGTGCGGGTGGTAACGGCCACCAACCGCGACCTGGAAAAAGAGGTCGAGGCCGGACGGTTCCGCGAGGACCTGTTTTACCGCCTCAACGTTATCCCCCTGCATCTGCCGCCCCTGCGCGAGCGCGGGGACGACGTGCTCGCCCTGGCCGAGTTCTTCCTGCACCGCTTCTGCGACCAGCGCGGCCGCAAGCTCCTGGGCCTGGAGCCGGAGGCGCGGGACATGCTGGCCGCCTACTCCTGGCCCGGCAACGTGCGCGAGCTGGAAAACTTCATGGAGCGCATGACCATCCTGGTGGACGGGCCGGAGATAGTGCCCGGCGACCTGCCAGAAAAAATCTGGCGGGAAATGGGGCGCGAGCGGCCCAAACTCGTGACCAGGGAGGCGGATGTCCGGGCGGGGTTCGTCTGGCCCACCATCGAGCACCTGCGCGAACAGGACATGGGGTTGAAGGATTTCCTGGACGCCGTGGAGGAACGGCTGCTGCGGGAGGCCCTGACCATGGCCGACGGGGTCAAGAACCAGGCCGCCGAAATCCTGAGCATCAAACGCACCACCCTCATCGAGAAACTCAAGAAAAAGAAGATAGAGGGGTAG
- a CDS encoding tetratricopeptide repeat protein, which translates to MRRLLRAGPFRLLAAVLAVLLFQAAPAAALDVSLSVSDSTETLTLEFDRAPPRAEVSRTAADRVTVNFPQSFWDGVQPPVTRRFGDSRLVNEVRPAPDGVLVDLKTDGFGFIRMPQQGERVVVQFFRDPIGSRWQPREDAAQAEPAPSPEPESAPAPEPEQRSEPPAQAETAPAQPAPPEPEESAEPEATAVEPAPEPSPEPAMAPAQRPEARVESPFSLRAPVRRKGPEGAPSYSTSPANGQAVSPESGLGVSESVPSPGGEPVEEAARVPGGGDPAPEGRAATTAGGSGMVMANGRPWPGEMGQGNGSVRMPITRQTLPEMLAEAESGVERAAGEAGRAVEGAAEDVGRAAEESYRDAPLAEEATEETAALEGEPAPKEAPEEPAPETAEQEKPEPDPELDRRDAMQRALAAMNGGKYRLAVTELETLLQDPGLTADMRENALFNLARARFQLYQDNLSAHYDDVTGAFERAMNADPDSPRVAEALLNLGLVNLRVGNLPEARGYFNLLRKRYPNDENIPYIDYYWGNHYYAEGDYQQAADHFQALVQNHPDSRVVRPASVKLARSLNELGYYDQAYQMVDFVDKRWPRYYVESPGFLRLSGTVANNLERYQEAKEDYWTYYNLSPGAEEMDVVLARIGDIYLREDKVEPAKEVYTRVADRYPDQQGGLIAKMRLAEEGVYDDPTTEQMFSVFDRPFTLRPSRIYSRIVEDYPKSALAPLAQLKLAMWHLFRSQPDEALAAVEGFIEKYPKNSLRARAEEVGYGAFEKSVAGASDNGNWARIVGMWERFGFLRENRDELLPDTRMAVAMAYWKRDEGRKALVLAEPFLEGEKQGKLSEMALNLALDIYLGRHNWSEVVGLAKTAKDWELPGKLRQDVSYAHALSLVNLGRLEESEGLWSKLAQDFELPPAERATALYYMAVLAGRENQLEKQFLYAQEALAGFVAENASQGKVKDLLTMLINVTERAGRMNDALNWALEYDRLVTPEDEDWAPFRIRLAGIYRDMGDREAWREVLRDVIEKKPDSIYARTARSALDTWRLEQETEQFTATGP; encoded by the coding sequence GTGAGACGTCTCCTTCGCGCCGGGCCCTTCCGGCTTCTTGCGGCCGTCCTGGCCGTTCTGCTCTTCCAGGCAGCCCCAGCGGCCGCCCTGGACGTTTCCCTGTCCGTCTCGGACTCCACGGAAACCCTCACCCTGGAATTCGACCGCGCCCCGCCCCGGGCCGAGGTCTCCCGCACCGCGGCCGACCGGGTTACGGTCAACTTCCCGCAATCGTTCTGGGACGGCGTTCAACCACCTGTCACCAGACGGTTCGGGGACTCCCGGCTGGTCAACGAGGTGCGTCCCGCCCCGGACGGCGTGCTGGTGGATCTGAAAACCGACGGCTTCGGCTTCATCCGGATGCCCCAGCAGGGCGAGCGCGTGGTGGTGCAGTTCTTCCGTGATCCCATCGGCTCCCGCTGGCAACCCCGAGAGGATGCCGCGCAAGCCGAACCCGCCCCGTCGCCGGAGCCGGAATCGGCTCCGGCACCGGAACCGGAGCAACGGTCTGAACCTCCCGCCCAGGCGGAGACCGCGCCTGCCCAGCCCGCGCCGCCGGAACCCGAAGAATCCGCCGAGCCGGAAGCGACCGCTGTCGAACCCGCCCCGGAGCCTTCCCCTGAACCTGCCATGGCACCGGCGCAACGGCCGGAAGCGCGCGTGGAATCCCCCTTCTCCCTGCGCGCGCCAGTGCGCCGCAAGGGACCGGAGGGCGCGCCGAGCTACTCCACTTCGCCCGCGAACGGCCAGGCCGTGAGCCCGGAAAGCGGGCTGGGCGTGTCCGAAAGCGTCCCCTCCCCCGGGGGCGAGCCTGTGGAGGAGGCGGCCCGGGTTCCGGGGGGAGGAGACCCCGCCCCGGAAGGGCGGGCCGCCACGACCGCAGGGGGATCCGGCATGGTCATGGCCAACGGTCGGCCCTGGCCCGGCGAAATGGGGCAGGGGAACGGCTCGGTGCGCATGCCCATCACCCGCCAAACCCTGCCGGAGATGCTGGCCGAGGCGGAATCCGGAGTGGAACGGGCCGCCGGTGAGGCGGGCCGGGCTGTGGAGGGAGCGGCCGAGGACGTCGGTCGGGCGGCGGAGGAAAGCTACCGCGACGCGCCCCTGGCCGAGGAAGCCACCGAGGAGACGGCAGCCCTTGAGGGCGAGCCCGCACCGAAGGAAGCCCCGGAGGAACCCGCGCCGGAGACCGCGGAACAGGAAAAGCCGGAGCCCGACCCTGAACTGGACCGGCGGGACGCCATGCAGCGCGCCCTGGCGGCCATGAACGGCGGCAAGTACCGGCTGGCGGTGACCGAACTGGAAACGCTGCTGCAGGACCCCGGCTTGACCGCCGACATGCGCGAAAACGCCCTGTTCAACCTCGCCAGGGCGCGCTTCCAGCTGTACCAGGACAATCTTTCGGCCCACTACGACGACGTAACGGGGGCTTTCGAGCGGGCCATGAACGCCGATCCGGATTCGCCCCGGGTGGCCGAGGCCCTGCTCAATCTGGGGCTGGTCAACCTCCGGGTGGGCAACCTGCCGGAGGCCAGGGGCTACTTCAACCTGCTCCGGAAGCGTTACCCCAACGACGAGAACATCCCTTACATCGACTACTACTGGGGCAACCACTACTACGCCGAGGGCGACTACCAACAGGCGGCCGACCATTTCCAGGCCCTGGTTCAAAACCATCCGGATTCCAGGGTGGTGCGGCCCGCCTCGGTCAAGCTGGCCCGGTCGCTCAACGAGCTGGGCTACTACGACCAAGCCTATCAGATGGTGGATTTCGTGGATAAGCGCTGGCCGCGCTACTACGTGGAGTCACCGGGCTTCCTCCGCCTTTCCGGCACCGTGGCCAACAATCTGGAGCGGTACCAGGAAGCCAAGGAGGACTACTGGACCTACTACAACCTCTCGCCCGGGGCGGAGGAAATGGATGTGGTCCTGGCCCGCATCGGCGACATCTATCTGCGCGAGGACAAAGTGGAGCCGGCCAAGGAGGTCTACACCCGGGTGGCCGACCGCTACCCCGACCAGCAGGGCGGGCTCATCGCCAAGATGCGGCTGGCCGAGGAGGGCGTGTACGACGACCCCACAACCGAGCAGATGTTCTCGGTGTTTGACCGGCCCTTCACCCTGCGTCCCTCGCGGATATACAGCCGCATCGTGGAGGACTACCCCAAGAGCGCCCTGGCCCCTCTGGCCCAGTTGAAACTGGCCATGTGGCACCTCTTCCGCAGCCAGCCGGACGAGGCGTTGGCGGCGGTGGAGGGATTCATCGAGAAATACCCCAAGAACTCCCTGCGTGCCCGGGCCGAGGAGGTGGGCTACGGGGCCTTCGAGAAGTCCGTGGCCGGGGCTTCGGACAACGGCAACTGGGCGCGCATTGTGGGCATGTGGGAGCGCTTCGGCTTCTTGCGGGAGAACCGGGATGAACTGCTGCCGGACACCCGCATGGCCGTGGCCATGGCCTACTGGAAGCGCGACGAGGGCCGCAAGGCCCTGGTTCTGGCCGAGCCGTTCCTTGAGGGGGAGAAACAGGGCAAACTGTCGGAAATGGCCCTGAATCTGGCCCTGGACATCTACCTCGGCCGCCACAACTGGTCCGAGGTGGTGGGGTTGGCCAAGACGGCCAAGGACTGGGAACTGCCCGGGAAGCTGCGCCAGGACGTGAGCTACGCCCATGCCCTCTCCCTGGTGAACCTGGGGCGGCTGGAGGAGAGCGAGGGGCTGTGGTCCAAGCTGGCCCAGGATTTCGAACTGCCGCCCGCCGAGCGGGCAACGGCGCTGTACTACATGGCCGTGCTGGCCGGGCGGGAGAATCAGCTGGAGAAACAGTTCCTCTACGCCCAGGAGGCGCTGGCCGGGTTCGTGGCCGAGAACGCGTCCCAGGGCAAGGTCAAGGACCTGCTGACCATGCTCATCAACGTCACGGAAAGGGCGGGACGGATGAACGACGCCCTGAACTGGGCCCTGGAGTACGACCGCCTGGTCACGCCCGAGGACGAGGACTGGGCGCCCTTCCGCATCCGCCTGGCCGGTATCTACCGCGACATGGGCGACCGCGAGGCCTGGCGCGAGGTGTTGCGGGACGTCATCGAGAAGAAGCCGGACAGCATCTACGCCCGCACCGCCCGCTCCGCCCTGGACACCTGGCGGCTGGAACAGGAAACGGAACAGTTCACCGCCACGGGCCCCTAG
- the rocF gene encoding arginase: MISPHTSLTVIGVPLDLGVSKLGADMGPTAIRYAGIFEAFEQAGYRYEDQGDLAVANNFALDRLPPAERASAKLAEIERVSEELGRAVFEAARGGSIPVILGGDHSTAIGSIAGLAKAKGRLGVIWIDAHADANTPETSPSGNVHGMPLAVSLGHGYPGLRDCLGFSPKLLPQDVVILGAKDVDPGELEFLRREGVKLYTTFDIENLGMARVVAEAIETVSRDTDAVYVSFDADVMDPKVAPGTGIMTKGGLTYREISYIMRAIGRDVELAGFDVIEVNPLMDKRNQTAELCVELAMGLLGVKYTDYEKTYLRQNQPAVSPEELDDD; encoded by the coding sequence ATGATAAGCCCGCACACGAGCCTGACCGTCATCGGCGTACCCCTGGACCTGGGGGTGAGCAAGCTTGGCGCGGACATGGGCCCCACGGCCATCCGCTACGCAGGCATCTTCGAGGCTTTCGAGCAGGCCGGGTACCGCTACGAGGACCAGGGCGATTTGGCCGTGGCCAACAACTTCGCCCTGGACCGGCTGCCCCCGGCCGAGCGCGCCTCGGCCAAGCTGGCGGAAATCGAGCGCGTCTCCGAGGAACTGGGCCGGGCGGTGTTCGAGGCGGCCCGGGGCGGCTCCATCCCGGTCATCCTGGGCGGTGACCACTCCACTGCCATCGGTTCCATCGCCGGGCTGGCCAAGGCCAAGGGACGTCTGGGCGTCATCTGGATCGACGCCCACGCCGACGCCAACACCCCGGAGACCAGCCCCTCCGGCAACGTGCACGGCATGCCCCTGGCCGTCTCCCTGGGCCACGGCTACCCAGGCCTGCGCGACTGCCTGGGCTTCTCGCCCAAACTACTGCCGCAGGACGTGGTCATCCTGGGCGCCAAGGACGTGGACCCCGGCGAACTGGAGTTTCTGCGCCGGGAGGGGGTCAAGCTCTACACCACCTTCGACATAGAGAACCTGGGCATGGCGCGGGTGGTGGCCGAGGCCATCGAGACTGTCAGCCGGGACACGGACGCGGTCTACGTCAGCTTCGACGCCGACGTCATGGACCCCAAGGTGGCTCCGGGCACGGGCATCATGACCAAGGGCGGCCTGACCTACCGCGAAATAAGCTACATCATGCGGGCCATCGGCCGCGACGTGGAGCTGGCGGGCTTCGACGTCATCGAGGTCAACCCCCTCATGGACAAGCGCAACCAGACCGCCGAGTTGTGCGTGGAGCTGGCCATGGGGCTTCTGGGCGTGAAGTACACGGACTACGAAAAGACCTACCTGCGCCAGAACCAGCCCGCCGTCAGCCCGGAAGAACTGGACGACGACTAG
- the amrB gene encoding AmmeMemoRadiSam system protein B, which yields MNRRPIVAGQFYPADVQGLERLVLECARGAGEPDAEPTMLAMTPHAGYVFSGPVAGKTIAQANLPDTIVLLGPNHTGMGSPMAVWPEGTWELPGGGVEVDAELAAYLIDKVDGFESDSRAHEREHSLEVVLPFLRHFNNNVRVVPVAVAERDPRRLLRAGEQLAEALRGSGRDAAMVVSSDMSHQLPQEEAKRRDSLAIDKILEFDPEGLYRTVAENDITMCGVLPMTLAMRAARELGAENARLVEYRTSAEASGDYSHVVGYAGVILN from the coding sequence ATGAACCGCCGACCCATCGTAGCCGGGCAATTCTACCCGGCGGACGTGCAGGGCCTTGAACGCTTGGTCCTGGAGTGCGCCCGGGGAGCTGGCGAGCCGGACGCCGAGCCCACCATGCTGGCCATGACACCCCACGCGGGCTACGTCTTTTCCGGCCCCGTGGCGGGCAAGACCATCGCCCAGGCCAATCTACCGGACACCATCGTCCTGCTCGGTCCCAACCACACTGGCATGGGCAGCCCCATGGCGGTCTGGCCCGAGGGAACCTGGGAGTTGCCCGGCGGCGGCGTGGAGGTGGACGCCGAGCTGGCGGCCTACCTCATCGACAAGGTGGACGGATTCGAGAGCGACAGCCGGGCGCACGAGCGGGAACATTCCCTGGAAGTGGTGCTGCCCTTCCTGCGCCACTTCAACAACAACGTCCGCGTGGTGCCCGTGGCAGTGGCCGAGCGTGACCCCCGCAGGCTGCTGCGGGCCGGGGAGCAACTGGCCGAGGCCCTGCGCGGAAGCGGACGCGACGCGGCCATGGTGGTCAGTTCGGACATGAGCCACCAATTGCCCCAGGAGGAGGCCAAGCGCCGCGACTCCCTGGCCATCGACAAGATTTTGGAGTTCGACCCCGAGGGGCTGTACCGCACCGTGGCCGAGAACGACATCACCATGTGCGGCGTGCTGCCCATGACCCTGGCCATGCGGGCCGCGCGGGAATTGGGCGCGGAGAACGCCAGGCTGGTGGAGTACCGCACCTCGGCCGAGGCGTCCGGCGACTACTCCCACGTGGTCGGCTACGCCGGGGTCATCCTCAACTAA